One segment of Solanum stenotomum isolate F172 chromosome 1, ASM1918654v1, whole genome shotgun sequence DNA contains the following:
- the LOC125846306 gene encoding anaphase-promoting complex subunit 7: MDVPKDYMTTLLDHGLFASAQMLGSFLVSSSSVNLETSPHLKAENLVLLGDALFREKEYRRAIHAYKQALHCHRIIPKQNASAIRSSLSASTRSSSPNSFNISTINENEVKFKIASSHCALNENRAALLEMEGIPSKARNLQMNLMMGKLYRNSRHTRAAITCYKECLRHCPCIIEAIIALAELGVAAKDIISLFPQTPTRGARSTFDHFDSSRWLQRYVEAQCCIASNDYKGGLEFFAELLRRFPNNIHILLEMAKVEAIIGKSEEAITDFEKVRSIDPYVITYMDEYAMLLKLKSDYSKLNKLVHDLLNIDPTRPEVFVALSVLWERKDERGALSYIDKSIRIDERHIPGYIMKGNLYLSMNRPEAAVVAFRGAQELRPDLRSYQGLVRSYLAISKIKEALHAAREAMKAMPQSAKALKLVGDVHASNTSGREKAKRFYESALRLEPGYLGAALALAELHVIEGRNGDAVSLLERYLKDWADDSLHVKLAQVFAATNMLQDALSHYQAALRINPQNEAAKKGLDRLEKQLKGVDPDAPEEDEENDVEDADADQEEAELL; encoded by the exons ATGGACGTACCGAAAGACTACATGACTACTCTGTTGGATCATGGCTTGTTCGCTTCTGCTCAAATGCTC GGAAGTTTTCTTGTTTCGTCGTCTTCCGTAAATCTTGAAACAAGTCCGCACCTCAAGGCTGAGAATTTG GTGCTTCTTGGCGATGCTTTATTTCGGGAGAAAGAGTACAGGAGAGCTATT CACGCATACAAGCAAGCATTGCACTGCCACAGAATAATTCCGAAGCAAAATGCATCAGCAATTAGAAGTTCATTGTCTGCATCAACCAGGTCATCATCGCCAAATTCTTTCAACATTTCAACGATCAATGAGAATGAG GTGAAGTTCAAAATTGCATCATCGCATTGTGCACTCAATGAGAATAGAGCAGCTCTTCTTGAG ATGGAGGGAATTCCAAGCAAAGCAAGAAATTTGCAGATGAATCTCATGATGGGAAAACTGTACCGAAATTCAAGACATACTCGTGCAGCCATTACATGCTATAAAGAGTGTTTAAG GCATTGCCCTTGCATCATTGAGGCCATCATTGCTTTGGCAGAATTGGGTGTTGCAGCTAAGGATATTATTTCATTGTTTCCACAG ACCCCAACTCGAGGTGCAAGGTCTACTTTTGATCATTTTGATTCAAGTCGTTGGTTACAG CGTTATGTTGAAGCGCAATGCTGTATTGCTTCAAATGATTATAAAG GTGGTTTGGAATTCTTTGCAGAGCTTCTGCGACGATTTCCCAATAACATACATATTCTGCTTGAAATGGCTAAG GTTGAAGCCATCATTGGAAAATCTGAAGAAGCTATAACAGATTTTGAGAAG GTTCGGTCCATTGATCCATATGTTATTACTTATATGGACGAGTATGCCATGCTCTTAAAGCTGAAATCTGATTATTCGAAGTTGAATAAATTAGTACATGATCTCCTGAACATAGACCCAACCAGACCTGAAGTTTTTGTGGCCTTGTCTGTCTTATGGGAAAGGAAAGATGAGAGAGGGGCTCTATCTTATATTGATAAG AGCATCCGCATTGATGAGAGGCATATACCAGGCTATATAATGAAG GGAAATTTATACTTGTCAATGAATCGACCTGAAGCTGCTGTGGTTGCCTTCAGAGGAGCTCAAGAATTGAGACCTGATCTTCGTTCTTATCAAG GTTTAGTACGCTCTTATTTAGCGATTTCAAAGATTAAGGAGGCACTGCATGCTGCAAGGGAGGCGATGAAGGCCATGCCACAGTCAGCAAAAGCTCTAAAATTGGTGGGTGATGTACATGCTAGTAACACTAGTGGGAGGGAAAAG GCGAAGAGGTTCTATGAATCTGCACTAAGGCTGGAACCTGGTTATCTTGGAGCAGCGCTAGCCTTGGCAGAATTGCATGTCATTGAAGGTCGAAATGGAGATGCTGTTTCTCTCCTTGAGCGATATCTCAAGGATTGGGCTGATGACTCGTTACATGTTAAGCTTGCCCAAGTGTTTGCTGCTACAAATATGCTGCAAGATGCCTTGTCACACTATCAGGCAGCACTGAG GATAAATCCTCAAAATGAAGCTGCAAAGAAAGGATTGGATCGCCTGGAGAAGCAACTCAAG GGAGTAGACCCTGATGCTCCAGAAGAAGACGAGGAGAATGATGTCGAGGATGCTGATGCAGACCAGGAAGAAGCCGAGCTCTTATGA